CAAGAACCCCCATAGTTTGTTGGTAGAGCTTggctttatttctttttgtatggTGATTTTTTTAGGTATGTCCTAACTTAgttgtttcttttattcttttttttttttaagcccTAAATGGCCCAAACCAACAAAGAGTTGGGCCTAAGATAAAAAAAGGCCTTACATAAGCTTGACCCAGCTATCTACAAATCTAAGGCCCAAGTAACACCCATCAAATAAATCTTATCTCAACTAATCACGTAATTCTATCTAGACCACAATCTCAATAcataacacacatatatatacagtgTCCAATGAGTGAAATATGTCATTTTCTTATGCTCTTATTATATCGCTATtgcattatttttaaacatagttattgacttaagtattaaaaaatttattgataaataaaatctcatcctctttttttcttgtaaGAATACTTAAAATGTGCTTAAGCTCAAAACTTATCAAAACAatcttatattaaaaaattatatgaaaaagtaaattataaattaagcGGTAATTAACTCTTCAACCTTCATCAATAGACCAAGAAATTCTTgtcaaagtataattttatccCAACTCACATCCTATCACTCAAGTTAAGCATTTGACaaccatttttgaaatttataaaacacataaaattataaaatatttaaaaaaccaAACCATATCTTCGCTACATCAATAGTGGTATCATTTATTCCTTCACCTCttaaactcaataaataatgacaaataaACACGGAAGCTCCAACATAAGATAACATTAAAATTAAGAGACTCCAATAAAAGACAACCACAACTTAGTTTATTCCAACTTCACTGTTACTGACCAACTGAGCTGCCCATGCAAgcaaaaaatattgttatagaCTTAGTTGCTTTTATGCTTAAGAGTTCATACTCTTTAGTACTATTAATACAAAGAGtcacccttttttttatttcttatgctCATAAcatatttgttcaatttttctttttaagcaaaAAGACTTCGTTATCAAACATTAATATTGATGGTAAGATTATACAATGAAAGGACTGCAACGAGCCAACCCAATCAACCTTGATGAATTCTTTGTCAAcccaaaataactaaataaaaaatttcaaaaataacttCAAATATCTCAACTCAATTCTCCCCTAAAAAATTCAAGTTAGACACTATCTTTGTACAATCCAATAAATTAGCCtccaatttaaaataattaattccaaaaatctcaaaaataactttaaatatcCAAACCCACTTTACTATATAAAGATCAAAACCccttacaaataaataaactctTTACTATTCATTATGTATTTACTATTCATTTACTCCAAtaacttaaatatcaaaaattatactaaaagaATCAACCCCATCCTTTACTTTATAAGtactcacataaaaaaaaaatttgtaataatcaATTGCAAGTaccatcatcaatacatgtttATATATCCCTTCTCgagtatatttatataattaatatgtctGAACAGTAATTCAAGAAACACATTCTACTCACCTGTCATCCATTATATATCCCTTCTCAAgtttaaaataacttttgtaCAAATCCCATTTTGAAAACCAGAGAAGAGAAACCGAGTAGGCAGACTTCAGAAGATATATGTTCTATAATCAAAGGTATATATTGAATCATATACAGCATTTTCCCTTCTGTACAAAACAAACCTATGCATTGAAGCAACATCTGAATATCACCCCATTCATAATCCTTCTAAAGCATCAAAATTATCACAAGAGCAAAAACTgcaaggaaaaaggaaaatgtaGCCCATAAAGAGTTTCTCATTGAGAAACTTTACCTTCTCCCAAtgaaatttgaggaaaataaaactaaaatgaaaCGTGCTTCTCAAATAGCCTCAACCTTGTGGGTTTCAGGAACTTCTTTCAGAAAATCAAGTTTTGCTTGCTTGGTCCTCTTGTCAGGAACTGGGCAAGGCCAAAGACAAACAAACAATAATTACTTTCAGCCTGATAATAATCTCAATTCACGAGAAAATCACAAGGAAACACCCTAAATACCTTTTGCCTTGCCATGGCCATTGGACTTCATAACAGCAGATTTCCAGTCCTCATAATCATGTTTCTCATGGATTTTACGCTTCTTGTAACTCGACTGTGCAAATAGAATGTCAATAACATTAGCTTAAGACTCACTTAATCTGGGAGTCGCAAAACAAGTTTTCAgctctcttttattttgagcTACAAAGATCATTGAGTACAGTATCATCAAAAGATTAACACAGCACCTCTTTAAGAAAATGGAACCAATGCATAAAAATGGGTGCCTTGGTAACATTTTACTATGCATTGGTTCCATTTTACTCCTTTAATTATGTATTGTTACAACTACtaagaaagaaatggagaacGAAGACAAATCATCACAAAGTTCATTGTCTTAAACTACGAACTGCAATCAGAAAACAGAATCTGATTGGAAGCAGGCAAACAATTTAGTTGAGAATGATTCTCGGGGGCTCTTAATCAAACTTCCAAGAACTATTTACATAGATTTATAAAtcaaaaatgacatttttcgtaAAAACATAATTGTGATGCAAAAACAGCATTATAAAAAACAATGGTTCCTGTAGCATTTTTTATTCTGTTTTTGGTCGTactaaaagaaagaataaagaacATAAGAACACTAATGCAAATTAAATAGCCCTTTATCACATTAAAATGCACTTGAAAAATTGGTTCCAAATATTATTCCACCCCAATTTCAGAAAACCTGTCaaatcacaaaaatttctagTTGCTTCcaggaattaaaaaaaaaaaaaaattacacaaacaaatattgttttcaaaactttaataaatgaGCTCAGTGCATAAACAAAGTTGTCACATGATACTAAATGATAAACAGAAGTTCAAAACTGAGCAGACCAGTTGGATGTTCCAGCAATAACTATGAAGGTTGGCACTAGCACTTTTATTTTACATTCAACCTAAAAGATATGAATTTTAGCAAGGGAACTTCATCCACACGCACTTTATTAACTCTAATTACGTTCTGACAAACCCAAGTAAAGCAGATGCTACTTTGATCTCATATACtggaatgaaataaataaacacaatttACATAAGCTTGATGAACTAGACATCATATATGAAGCTTGACAATTTGACGCTCCTAATTGTTACCAAAAGAAACAGTTAAAAGTGGCATTTTTTCATACCATatttccatcatcagataaataaCCGCCATCCTCAGATGCCCTTTTTTCTGGTAACACATCCAGCAAGTCTGCCACCCAGAGGTTCAGCCAAAGTTAAACAAGCTCAGCACAAGACAAAGGCTTAAATATCATGATAATGATAAAGCCAGTGTAATGAAATGTTACCTCTGTTCCCTTTCACAGTCCTTGgatccttcttttccttttctatccCAAACACATCATGGCAAAGGTCCTTCATGGAGGTGGACACCTGCAATTTTAGATTAACCAGCATTAGTCAAAATCTTTAGACCAAAATAATCTAGATGGCGATAAAAGCAAGTAATTTAAGAAATGGTATTTCTTACATTGGAAAACTCAGATTCCGATGTACCACAGACCTCAATTAACCTAAGCTTGTCAACTTTCAGCTATGATTTAGAATAAGAAACGAAGTTAATTTATatgtgatgaaaaaaaaaaacaattcagTTCCCAAACATCCCCATTTGAGTGTGCACCTTATGCTTCTTGGCACACAAATAGAATGCCACGGCAGTGAATACAGGCCGAGAAAAATCAGCACTGGCACGGCGAGAAGCGGGCAATGACTTAAGGAATCGGTCCCTGTACCTGGCAGATAAATAGCCATCTATTTGTAAGCTTCAGGTTCACATCCACAATTTTTCGAACAGAAGTCAAGCATAAAAGTGGAACCAAGTAAGCATGCGATCCAGAAGAGATACAAGTATCATAGGTTCAAAAACAATGCAGCTTACAGTGAAAACCCTTTCTGGACGAGAGGAATGAGCCGAACGCATCCAAACTGAATAGCCAGTTCTCGGACATCAAGCTTGTTCCTACAAGCACATATATGTACATAACTCGTTGTAGTCAAAACTCAAGAAAGACAAAAACACAAGAATACCATGAAAAGGAGATGATAGATAACGTACTTGACGCCTAGGCCATTCTGCATTGCGTTGAAGGACCGATTGTAGGCTTTCTCAGACATTCCGCTCAACTTTATCGCATTCTGCCGCTCAAACGGAACCTCAAACCTGAAATTGCCAGAGTCGATAACATAAACACGTTCCTGTTACATTCAATTCACATTACGAAAAAGGAGAACAGCAAAATACCTTGCAGCAGCGATTTCCAAGCAGATTACGGCCTTACAAATCTCCCCCTGCAAATGAGGAGCGAAATTTCAGAACGAACATATCAGATCAGATCTGACAACGGAGAGAAGAAGTGCAGAATGGCTTACGATGCCGATGGCGGAGCAGTCAAATTGGATCTCGGAGAGGCGGCGGAGTTCGCCTGCCTTTCCGATGACGTGCTTCGACTGTGAGAGCCCGAGCTTCTTCGCAATGTCGGAGATGTCCATTTCAGGCTCTCCGAATCGATTGACCTGGAAGGGAAGAGATTGAGGAGGCTTTGGTGGTTCATTTTAAGGAGGGGAAAGCGTGACGATGGCGGGAAGAGAAAATCGAGATTCGTCTTTGGTTGATTTCGAGTTCCATTTAGGCGCCCAAATTTTCCCGGGAAACTTTTTCGCGGCAACCAAACAATTTCCGAGGGAAAACGAAACAAGGCCAAATGCTAGTTAGACGTTCGTgcttcatattttatattaaaattttttatatttatattaatatgatattcaatataaaatattaataaaggaaaattttaaTAGGGTGATTAACAATTTGGTTAAAgcgaaataattaaattgaactaaCCAAAATTGTCAATTTGGTTTGGTTCAAAAGTAggtcggttcgattcgattttgaAGTTTGGCAatctcaattatttcaatttgatctggtttttatattaaaaaaattaaaataattaaattgattaaaatataaaaaacgacatcatttttttatttttttagttggttcaattgtttcaatttttttttttttggtttgagtatttattcaattcaatttttgacacAGATTCAATTCATTTAATTTGAACAATTTGATTGATTTGGTAATTATATCGATCGAATGTTCatccttaaatattaatataaatatcaaatttaagtattcaattagtacttttacataaataaaagaataaattgtACCCCAAATCTTGTTAGTTTGAGTTATTTGTAAGAAAACTTATTatgatctaaaaatattattagaggtttttattatatatatattttttttttacttatacaCCTTATTTATGATGCACGAAAATACTTTAGAAGTGTTATTTCAGTATAGTCTAACATCTCAtctaaagatatttttaaattactatGGTTTATATATGTCTTTTGAGCTCCTCCCAACTTAATTTGTTTGATTGGACACATCATTTggaaacatttttaaattaactaaaaacgtctagataaataatttgaataacaaaaagtttaagtGCAATTTATccaaacaaaaagataaataacaTAGTTGGTCTCTTAActctatatttttctcttctaacaaccattaaacaaaataaaaagatgttGGCCCCACAAGTATGGCTTAGTGGTAAACACACGTGGAGTTTCacaaagaatattaaaaatgaaattctaaTGGTGACATTTGCTCTACGTGGAGGTGTAAActgaatattttattatgtgtatGTAAAGAGTGTAACCGCATCTAAGTTTACTCAATGGACAAATTTGGGAGAAAGATTGTATGTCCCTAAGATTACTCTGACGAAACTCGAAACCtaggttatttaaaaaaaaaaaaagacgttGAAAggccaagaaaatattttgttgtcCAATGCATACccattaatattatcaaaagtATTATTTGGACATTcacttctaatatttttttataacactagtatgttaatatattatatatttatattgatgtgATATAaagaatgatatattaatatataagtgTCACATATAACTATTCAAAtagtatttttgtaatattataatGCATGGCATCCCATCTCCAAGGACAAATACAAAAATGTTTCTCATGGAGATGAAATTGAAGCTAGCAACCCAGATTTAATCTAATAAcccatcaaattaaaaaaaaataggctaaaaagttagaattaaattcaaaatagacTCAAAAGCTCAACCCCGATTACATCGAAGCCAGGACAACACAAAGGAGTTAGGTCCAAGCCCACGCCTTGTGCCCATATTGTATCATCTGCT
The sequence above is a segment of the Diospyros lotus cultivar Yz01 chromosome 7, ASM1463336v1, whole genome shotgun sequence genome. Coding sequences within it:
- the LOC127806480 gene encoding origin of replication complex subunit 6, with product MDISDIAKKLGLSQSKHVIGKAGELRRLSEIQFDCSAIGIGEICKAVICLEIAAARFEVPFERQNAIKLSGMSEKAYNRSFNAMQNGLGVKNKLDVRELAIQFGCVRLIPLVQKGFSLYRDRFLKSLPASRRASADFSRPVFTAVAFYLCAKKHKLKVDKLRLIEVCGTSESEFSNVSTSMKDLCHDVFGIEKEKKDPRTVKGNRDLLDVLPEKRASEDGGYLSDDGNMSSYKKRKIHEKHDYEDWKSAVMKSNGHGKAKVPDKRTKQAKLDFLKEVPETHKVEAI